The Hippopotamus amphibius kiboko isolate mHipAmp2 chromosome 3, mHipAmp2.hap2, whole genome shotgun sequence genomic interval TGTCTGACTCTATAATGGTCATCACCTTTATAAAACAACCTTCATTGTTTACTTTATCTGCATCTCTCTGAGGAGAACAATCTTCAAGTTTACAGCAGCTCTTGGGAAATCCTTTTTCTGAGTAATAATTAGTATCCATCCAATCCCTATAGTCGGTGACACCACAACAATGCGACGTATTTTGGATCTTGTCTACTGCATCGCTTCTATAATCTCCCGTAGTGTTATACTGCTTTAAAGCTTTCTTATAATTATTCTTAAAGCTGTTTCTTAATCTCATGTCTGAAAACAAATCCTACCATGGCAGCGACCAGTTCAACCAAAAAAATGAGAGTCAGAAACATTGCATACAGTTTTAGCATCCATGCAGAAGCTCGGCAGGTAGCAAAACAGCCGAAGGTGCCCAAAAGAATAATGACAGTGCCAGTGCCAATGAGCACGAAGGGGACATTGGTGGccttttcatttaaaagagaaaaataattctctAGGCTCACCTTGCCCCAAATGCCAACGGCAAGAAGGATAACACCAGTGATCCAAAAGATGAATGTGTAGATCAAGAGGACGCTCTTGAAACAAGTGATGACGGGTTTGGTCTGCAGCCTCCGAGACGGGGACGCCATGACTAGCCCGAGACCCTGCCCCGCCGCGCCAGGCTTTCGGAACAGAGCATGCGAGGCGCGGAGCCCCCGGGTCTTCCCGGAAACTGCCCTCCTATATTCTTAATCAAGAGAATAAGCTCTGAAACTATATAATTCTAATTTAATATGTTAAATCAAAAATATCACTTGATTTTTCTAATGTACTCacattctctcctcccccaacctccctccTTCCAATACCTTAAAGCCGCCTCTACAGTGAGACCACAGATAAAGGCAGGAGCTATCTTCTGCTACCACCGATGCTGTTATATTCCTACTCCCCTAGTTACCAGTTTTCTTCTTTACCTTCCCCAGTTCTAAGCCTGGCCTTACTATGTATTAAGAAAGTTCACAGTGAAGAACAGCAATAATATGAACTGACAAAACAGCTGCCCCTTACATCTAACAAAACAGCTAGCTTTTTCTAGCCCACAAGAAAAGTCAcgtcttctttgctttcttcaaaCCTCCCACTATATTCATGGATTTTTACGTTTTAATTCtaatgaaaatgataattttcattaaaacaagGATAGAATTATGATATTCCTGATGTTGGAATTCTGGATGTTGCCAAGATTAGTCTCTCTGCATACACAAGACATTTCACATAAAGGAAGCTCTTTATACACACTGTCAGAAAGATCTCAATTCCAagtttttcagaaatgttttaataAGATTCAGAATGACCTACTGCATGCTTGCCCTCTGTTAACCAGAATTCTTCCTCAATCTCTAGTGTATCCCAGTTATACAGGAGGGCTTTATCTATCCTTTGTATGTAATGTGTTCATTGATATAACCTAAATGACTTACTATATTGACCTACAGAACAAATAATAAAGTGTGGCACTTTCTTCTTTGGATGTAATACACATCAGAGGACTTTCAGTCAAAGCCTGTCACTTCATAAACACTCGGGAACCTCATAAGAGAGGTAAACATTATCGAATGCAATGACTACAGTACAGATTTCAAGCGCAGTTCACCCCTTACTTAAGACTGATCAAAAGCACCAGAGAATTGCTACTGGAGAGAAAGCCTGATTGCAAGAGAGCTTTCTGTCATAACTCATCCTGTGTTGAATAACATAATACTCATTCTGAAGAGAAACCCCACTGGTGCGACGAATGTGGCAATGCCTTCAGAAGAAATGCAAGCTTTACGgagcatcagagaattcataacagaaaaaaaacacacagaaagccCATGAATGTAATAAACACGGAAAAACCTTCAGAATACAGTCACTGCTCCGCAACATGAAAGAACTTGCACTGGAGGGAAGCCCTGTAAGTGTGTAAGAgccttctaaaaggaaaaaaaccttcaTGATCAGAAGAGAAATCATACGGAGGCCATCTATGTATATAAGAAATGGGGGAAAACTTTAACAAGAGCTGAGCTTCAAATAAATACCAGAAAATTCATACTAGAAATTAATGAGTGTTTACCTTATAGTAAACTTTTGCCCCTTACTGAACACTGCCGAATTCATACTAGGGAAGAAAATGTTCTGAATTGTggtcagaggggaaaaaaaaaaacttctgcttCCATACAGTGTTACTTTATAAAAGTTACATTCTTGGATTGGGTAGCAGACTTTTGCAAAAACAACTCCAAACATGATCAACAATGGGAGACAATATGCATGTAGGCTGCAGAGTACAAAGCCTTGGAATGGTCACTCATCAAACTCAAATACTGAACAAGTATTATCCACGCACTACAGATACGTCAGTGAAAAGAGCAGACAAGTTTCTGCCCTTGTGGAATTTATGTTCCAGTGAGACCCCCAACCTCTAAGAATTTGACTCACGACCACGCCAACACTTATGTCCTTAAGACTAATGCAGTTTTGGTCAAAAGCCTATTTATTACTGACTGAGAGCCACACTTAACTGAAGCTCTTACTCTGAAGTCACCACTAAAAATTATTCTAGGAGTATTTTCAGGAATTTCTCAGACCTAGGAGGTATTTTAAAGGTCAAATAGTCCAAACCCCCTTATTttgcacatttaattttttttaaaggaaggctAAAGTATGAAATAGGTTGTATTGGTGGCACAATCTATAGATGGCAAAGTTGAAACAAAAATGCAGTCTTCTGGCTCATTGCTTTTAGGTTTTGCCACTGAAAATTAACTTTTGGAATTCAAAGggctttaaaatgaattttaaaagaagtgaaattaagtaattaattttctgAGTACCCACATTCAGAGAGCTGTGAGTGTTGGACACTTAAAGAAAAAGACGCAGCAAAGTACATGGCAATTTACCCCCAAAACTGGTTTAAATTAAAGACCAACAAGAACAAAAAGACAGTGAGAAACTCAGTGGAAGTAAGAGTTGGAAGGACATACTAACAGAGGTTGAGTGCAGGAGACGGAACTGCTAACTTCCTTCCTTCTGGTTATCAGTATAACGGCAGTGTCTGCAGTTGATGGCAGCAACCATATCACTGGGTTTCCTTCCCATTCCTATCACTAAGAACCAGATACTTATTAcgaggaggggagaagagtgaAAAGCTTTGTTTTGTGTGAGAGGGATCACTAATCCATAGAAGCTTCCAGATTTGGCCGTGCTGCTTGGGCCGGTGGGCAAGTGGAGATTCTTAGGATTTCGGTAGCACTAGCTATAGGAACATCAGGGCAAAGTGTTCAGATGAAGGGGAATCCACCAGTACATACAGACAACAGACTGAGCTGAGACCTGTTTCAGGCCCAACAACCATGTACAGGCACTAAGGAATGTTCATACTTTTGGAGCCAATGAGCTGCAGCCCTGTAAAAACACTGTGCTCTTTTAATAAACAACCTTCAGAGCTGACAGGGAAGGGGATAGGGAAGAAAGTTATTTAGGAAGTAAAATCAATTAGAGATACTGGAGAACAGAGGAagaggatggagggagaaggGACAAGAATGACTCACACGTTTCTGACTggtattaaaaatgaatatatggtACAAATCACTCAGACagggaattttaaaaactaaaaccagaGCAAAcgttttttttctatgtaattaTATTCCTActaagtagtttttaaaattactgaactTTCCTttacattaaattattttcactggTAATCAtgtttttccattcttctctaccataaaacaaaaaactaagaaacGAAGTGtcaaaatctgtttttttgtCTTCCTTCACTCTAGGGTAATTTCAAGTATGATACAAGGCTGGAGAAAAACCAGACTTAGCCTTATGTTTGATTTCGTTGGCCAGTATTTTACTGATGACTAAGGATAGTCcctatataataaaaaataatttttgacatcTCAAAGATAAGGCCAAGAGTTTctaaagggaaataaaaggcTTGGAATTCTTTTTCCCTTGAGCAATTCTGAGGTAGACAGTGTAACAGACAGGCAGATAAGCAGCTTTATTCTGAGAAAAAATTGCACTTATTACAGCTAGCCCTTTCTTTCTACAAGTCAAGAACAAGTTTAGGGATGAAAGTTTAAATTCTGCCTGACATGAAAGACTTGGGAATACGGAATTCCACAAACTGGTAAGAATGACAGGGACCTACTTAGGGAACGGAATTAATGGGagacatatattttaataagtttCGAGTAACTCAGAAATTGCCCCTATTGTAGAAAACTAAGTGAGACCTGTGTGGTTCAATCATCAACCTGCAAGTAAAATCACTAAACCACATAGCTGGATTCAGAATCTATATGCTTCAAAGCTCAAATTCAGaacacattttatttcagaaaatgtgaataaatCAACACCTGAAGTAAAGTTACATGTGGATATTTACACATAATAATGATTTTTGATTGAAACAGTTTCAGTGTAACTTTAAAGATCTTTTAAATAGTTTCataatgtacacacatatacatagtttttaaagttttacataaaattatatataaagtagagACTTGAACATCGGTATAATAGATAGAAATTTATTGGGTTCAGTGATAACCACTATCCTTCCATATCTGAGGTTAATTGGGACTTAACAACAATAATTCCTTCATTCTTTAGTAAAGTTAATATTCTAACTACATAAGGTAGACACCAGCTAATAAATGAGACTAATACATTAGACTGGCTAACATCGTGgcttaaaaaatcttttgttaAAGGTATCAATAGCAAGAGTTTTACATAATAAACAAACAATATCTGTACaaacaatatggaaaacagtttggcagtattTAATAACTTTAAGGATGTTAATGCTCTGCAGCTCAGTAATTAGTGCACTGGAGTCTGAGCGTGGATGCTGGTCAATGACGTTAGACataagctaaagaaaaaaacaggctaCCATTTACATAAAAAATGTGAAACCTGCAAAAGCACATATTGCTAAGGGATACACATACTTACAAAAAATCTATAACTAAATGCACAGGAATGATATAGATCAACACTGGACAGTGGTTCCtctggtgggaggagggaagagaggtgaaTATGGGAGGACGCAGAGTGGCTTCAACAGTACTGGTTAGGTAGGTACGTAGAAGTTCATCTCATTAGTCTTTACGCCTTGTTGTACGTCTTAAATATCTCAGGATAAATCAGATGACAAAGTCCTGTTTACTGCGGCCACATTTAATGTAATCTTGATTATAGGAGATGGCTACATAACAAGAACATTTTGGTGCGATATTGTTTCTTCCAAGAGTTACTACTTCAATTTCTTAAAACACTCTCTCACTGaacaaacatttactaaacaCCTTTCATTTTCTCACTCTAAATACTGAGTTCCCACACCAGGCCAGACAGAcaaaatagtaaaagcaaaatTATCCGTCCTAACTGTCCTTGTGAAGCTTAAAACCTAGCGAAAGTGGcaagcaataaacaaataagcacaGGATTAACACCACTTTACACCTGATCACTCCTTCCTTCTTAAAAATGTGTCCTTCACTTGGTTCCTCAAATTTCACACTAACCTATTTTTCCTCCTAAACCACCAGCTGCTGCTGCTTAGTTTCTTTTGCTAGCTTCTCCTCAACACTAAATAGGTCCCTTCTTTTCTCCACCTACATTCACTCTCTCGGCAATCTCACCCACGCTTTAAATATCTCTACACTGACAACTCCCAAACTTACATTTCCAGCCTGAACTGAAAATATATGCTAGTATGTACTGCCTAACTCAACATTCTCCTTGGCTCTCCAACAGGCATGTAAAACTAAACATTTCCAAAGCCGAACTCAGGCTCTTCCTTCAAAATCTGCTCCTCGGGCCTTTCTCCACAGGCTACACTGCACAGTCTATTCTATATAAATGGCAGCCCCAGGAGCTACGAACACAATACTAATCATTTTCTATCTCAGAGACTACCAAATAAATGTTTCCAGTGTCAGGCCAAAAATCATGCcatcatccttgactcctcttgCACATAATGTGCCTGACAACTTCTCACCACCTCTTCCCCTCACACCCTGATCCAAGTCACCTTCGCCTCTCACCTGGTCTCCTCGATTCAGTCCTTGGTACtggaccctccccacccccatgcttgCTTCCCCACATACCCAGGCCAGCAATCAGGAAAAGCTACTTAAAACCCAAGTCAGACAATGTCAGTCATTTGCTCAAAACCCTCCCCGAGCTTCCTATATTTTTCAGAGTAACGGTTTTCAAGGCCCCATGCCATCCAGCCCTCTCTACCTCTCTCACTTTCTACTAGATGCCAGAGCTCACTTATTGCAGCTCACTGGCCTTTGCCCTAGGCTTCACACCTCACTTAAGTAATCTCTTCCCTTATGCAAGCACAAAAAATGGCTTACAATAGGTAGATATATAATGTtagtctcctttaaaaaaaaaaaaagccttccttttttcttgtctctaaaatacaacacatggTCATATTATAAAGTATAAAAGTATAAGGAAAAGTATTCAGGGCCACTGTAGACTTGTATATGCTACAACAAATACACTATTTTTTGTTCCCAAAAGGACTAAGAAAGAAACTTACGGTTCTAAATATCAgtactgttctctctgcctggaacacccttccCCCAAACACCAGTACCGCCTGCTCTCTCGTCTTGTTCAGGTCTTTCCCAGACAGCAGCTTTTCAGTGAAGCATTTCTGACCATCCTATCTAAAATCACGACTCCCACTGCCCTTAGGCCCTACCCTCTTCTGGCTGTTTGATGTTTTTCATGATGCACTACTAGCTCACCTCACTCAAATGTAAGATGCACGAGGGCAGGAATTTTAGTCTCTTCAGGGCTGTaaaccagtgcctggcactgagtagacactcagtaaatacttattgaaccacaatatataaatgtaaaactgcATCTGACAAGTCCAGCAAAGAACTAGGAAGTGCTGGGAGAGCctgtaggaaaggaagaaaagaaagctcaCTTGAGAAAGTCAAACTTGATCTAAGAGCTGAAGGAGGAGTAGCAGTTAACTAGGGTGCACATGGGCACAGTGGTGAGAGAGGCTAAAAGGCCACTGTAGCTAGACCAGAAAGAGGTAGAAAAGCTGTAAGATGAGGTTGGAGTAGGTAGGGAGAGGCAAAACTCTGAAGAGATTTGCAGATGATATTAGGATAGTTTGTCTTTATCCTCAGAGCAACAGGAAGCCACTGAAGCATTATAAGCAGAGAAATCATACGAGCAGATTTACATGTTGAACAATTATCTTGGCTATTGGGTAGAGAAAGTTTAGAAGGGTCAGGGTGGATGCGGACAGATCAAGTAAGAGGGCATGGCAGTAATTCAGCTGAGTTATGATGGTGTCTTGGACTGGGGTGTTGAGTGTGGagagagaatggataaataagctacttaggttaaaaagaaaatcaatgggATGGGTGTTAAATTAGACCAGGAAGTGAGGTCAagggaatttttaaagtttactccTATGAAGTTCACAAAGCACTGTTTCGATGTCCCAGGGTAATAAAAAATGCCCATTGACTTGAAGTTTATGTCCGTAAGTCATCACTGTCTAGATCTTCAATGTCAACCCCCCTCCACAAATGGCTATCGAGCACTTGCAATGTGGCAACTCCACATAAAGATGTGCTGTAATTGTACAATAAACACTGAATTTCAAAGTCTTAGtacaaagaaaagagtaaaacaacatctcaataatttttatatggaCTATAAGTTGaagtgataatattttggatgcaGTCGGTTAAATAcaattattgaaattaattttacttctttttactttgtaatgtggctactagaaaatgcACAGTTATATCAATggttcacattatatttctattggatggCACTAACCTCgtatgaaacagaaatatagtaaTTGCAGTTtattcaaaagggaaaaaatatgtcTCAGGAGAAGATGGCTGAACTTCAgggcaaaaaaaaatgtaaattttataaagaatttagtttgttttgttcatgGATGTGAGGAAATGAATGTTTCAGTTGTTATCATTTAAATACAAAAGCTATTTTCTGTTTGTGCCTTATTTGTAGACTATATTGTTCCTCTTCCTCTGTTGCTAAACTAATGGTTCTACTGAGAGTGCCCTCCACGGTAAAGGAGGAAAGtcagaaaaacacagaaatatgGAAATACAGACTCAGAGATCATTCAGGCCCACCCTTACATTTTGTAAGTGACAAACTTGAGATACTCAGACATTAAGTAACTTACTTGAAAAACACAGGACTAATACTGCCTATACCACTGAAGATACAGATGTTTTCTTCAACATCTATGATACAGTTGACTTAAAATACTACAACAAATACACAAATTTTGTtccaaaagaaccaaaaaaatatttatcttatggTACTGAACATATCAGTATTATCAATGACTTAGTTTTGGGATAcaaaatgatattaatatttttacctGATAAGAGTGGGAAAAGCATCAGTTTTTAGAGTCTGAAAGCCAATTCCAATACTTAGCTGTGTATCAGGGACAACCGTCCTGTTTTCTCATCAGTAGAACAGATACTAACTACCATACTCAGGTTGTGATCATGACAggaacatacatacacacacactgtaatAAATGGCTTACACTAGGTAGATGCATAACAAATGTTAGTCTCctcctttttaataaaaacaaaaaatgctttccttgattctctctctcttctccatagCGTCAACACACAGTCATATTATAAAGTCATAAAATTAAGGTACAAGGGAAAAGATTACTGAAGTGAGTTGTGAAACCCAGTAGCTTATTCCCATTATCCTATTAAAAAGATTCAAAGCCTTAGGTCAATCATTCGACCTAAGTATATTCCCCCTTCAGCAACGTGATGAAGCCAAACCAACCAAAATGACTCAGATAGTCCTATCCATGACTCAACAGTGCAGAGCTGTGAATGCCACATGAGCTTCTGAGGCCTGAAAAATATACAGGCAAGCTACATCAAAagctttaaacatttaaaaattaacataaagtGTAATTTGTCATTTCTAAAACTTCTTAATTGGGGATGCTATAATTTACCATTTTGTATATTTCAAAGGAAAGTTCTTAAAACTACTCACATCTGGTTGAATGGCTTTAAATACTGGAACATCCATTAGCGTTATCTGGCCctgaaataaaagagtaaaaaaattacaatttcctctttggaattccataatataacatatatttgaaattaaaattatattctgtaCTAAAATATATTGAGTAGTCAAATCTTTACCAGAAAAAAGTCCCAATTTTATAAGggcttaagaaaatgaaaatttagccCATATAccattaaatgtaattatttctaattatctcatctattcatattttcttgtgAGATAAATGAGGTAAAgctacaaaataaacaaaaataattgaaaaaatttgAACATGGTCATACATTAAacccaaataaaaaacaaaaattggatCTACTGGTTCACAGAGCAGTGTTGTTGTGACTATTAAATCATATCTACTCAAAGAGtaatataggacttccctggtggtgcagtggttaagaatctgcctgccaatgcaaggaacatgggtttgatccctggtctgggaagattccacatgccttggagcaactaagcccgtgcgtcacagctactgagtctgcatgccacaactactgaagtctgtgcccctagagcccgtgctcttcaacaagagaagccactgcaccacaatggagagtagcccctgctctccataactagagaaagccggcactcagcaacgaagacccaatgtagccaataaacaaataaataagtaaatttatttaaaaaaacaagagatttcacatttttttaaagtcagaatttctgattaaaaaaacagtaatataaaatatgacattaatAAAAAGGTATTCTTCCCAATTTATAAAAAGTAACTGACTCTACACTAGTGGCAACTCATATTGAAGGACGACTTCACATGGACCTATCTCACTTGTGGCTATAGACGTAAAACAAAATCTAGCAAAATACCAAATAATAATATGCTATGACCAAACAcagtttattcctggaatgcaagagTGGCTCAATATCAGGAAATCAATATATTCTGCTAACAAGTTAAAGGAAAAAgacaacataaataaatgaacactttaatttttaatttacaaaaaagtaaaaatacttcTTACACATGTCAAAGTACAGTTAGCTTGGGGAGGTGGTATAGGTAGGGATGAAAGCAATTACCATGAAGGTAAATACTTATTATTACTTATCAAGTTGATAGTGTAACTTATGAAGCTGCTCTAAAAATATCAATGGATTTTCTTACCTTCTCCATTTCACTCCTCTGCTTGCTCCACTGCTGTGCTGCTCTCCCATCCATTCCcacatccagttttttttttaaacatctcctCTGTTGGGCCTACAAATTCTAACTGAATAGCACCAATATGTAAATTATGTGCAAAAACTGGAGAACAAGAGGTGGGAGGCTTACCGCATATTCTTCTGGTGTAACCTTAAGGACATCAAATACCACAGCATCAAAGCTTTTCTTCAATTCAGAACCTTTGTCACTTAATGATTCAGAACTGCTACTTTTctgttaaattgaaaaaaaaaatgcagccatTTAAAAACTGTCTTGCAGCCAGTGTCACAGAAACTAGACTGGCCTTAAAAACGCAAGAAGCTAAGAAAAGTGAGTTAACAAATGCTGTAGAAAAGTTGGGCAAGAACACACTGCTTAGCTGGAAGAGCACTAGGAAAAGGGTCAGGCAACTTGAAATCTAACCTCAACTTTAGATTTTTAGGTTCTTGAGTAAGTCATTTTCCTGTCTGTTTCCTCAACCTGACATCCTATcatttccaaaagaaataaaggattttATCAATAACAAGTTCAATGATTTTCAAATGGGATAAAAGAAGTTAGGGGAGAAGGATACTCccatctataatttttaaaactaatgtttattatgaaaaagacaaattattttcCTAACATAAGCCACAGGAAAACATTCA includes:
- the LOC130849795 gene encoding LOW QUALITY PROTEIN: tetraspanin-6-like (The sequence of the model RefSeq protein was modified relative to this genomic sequence to represent the inferred CDS: deleted 1 base in 1 codon), whose protein sequence is MASPSRRLQTKPVITCFKSVLLIYTFIFWITGVILLAVGIWGKVSLENYFSLLNEKATNVPFVLIGTGTVIILLGTFGCFATCRASAWMLKLYAMFLTLIFLVELVAAMVGFVFRHEIKNSFKNNYKKALKQYNTTGDYRSDAVDKIQNTSHCCGVTDYRDWMDTNYYSEKGFPKSCCKLEDCSPQRDADKVNNEGCFIKVMTIIESDMGVVAGISFGVACFQLIGIFLAYCLSRAVTNNQYEIV